In one window of Acidimicrobiia bacterium DNA:
- a CDS encoding OsmC family protein gives MSTLSVSIEGLRGHAAVGRQEDGPVIPLDRPTSTGGTGLGFNGGHLMLLGWGACFKSTLVSAAEARNIPVDRLSLSISGDLVDGPFRFAAIRMLVELEGPSSLDEKRKLVTIARKGCAVSNTLAAATDMEVSLAE, from the coding sequence GTGTCGACCTTGAGTGTATCGATCGAAGGACTGCGCGGTCACGCAGCAGTGGGGCGGCAGGAAGATGGCCCGGTCATCCCCCTCGACAGGCCAACGTCAACCGGCGGCACCGGACTTGGTTTCAACGGCGGACACCTGATGCTGCTGGGCTGGGGAGCCTGCTTCAAGAGCACGCTCGTTTCGGCTGCCGAGGCGCGCAACATCCCTGTCGATCGCCTGTCGCTATCCATCAGTGGCGATCTCGTGGACGGGCCGTTTCGATTTGCGGCGATCCGGATGCTCGTCGAGCTAGAAGGGCCTAGCTCCCTCGACGAGAAACGCAAGCTCGTGACGATCGCCAGGAAGGGATGCGCAGTGTCGAACACGCTCGCCGCCGCGACGGACATGGAGGTGTCCCTGGCGGAGTAG